A genomic region of Leptolyngbya sp. NIES-2104 contains the following coding sequences:
- a CDS encoding pentapeptide repeat-containing protein: protein MDIQAIRSGKVKQLAGVDLQDEDFSKSELSGANFAGAKLSGADFTNAKLSGAVLDGANLVGCQLIGTDLRASLTGANLMQADLTEADLRGSNLRGANLMRSRLTRANLAGAFLSGTNLMGVSLQGVDLRGADLRGANLSGVNLHGANLSQADLQGAQLSEANLEEADLQGANLAGANLAGANLLCAELQDANLEGINLIGACTIGTVLAQPMSTMP from the coding sequence ATGGACATTCAGGCAATTCGATCGGGCAAAGTTAAACAGCTTGCAGGAGTAGATCTACAAGACGAAGATTTCTCGAAATCAGAGCTAAGCGGTGCAAATTTTGCAGGGGCAAAGCTCTCTGGTGCTGACTTCACCAATGCAAAACTTTCTGGTGCGGTCTTAGATGGTGCCAACCTAGTCGGCTGTCAACTCATCGGCACAGATCTAAGAGCATCATTAACGGGCGCGAATTTGATGCAGGCAGATTTAACTGAGGCAGATTTGCGGGGAAGTAACTTACGTGGGGCGAACTTGATGCGATCGCGTCTCACTCGTGCCAATCTAGCAGGTGCATTTCTCAGCGGCACAAACCTGATGGGAGTCAGCTTACAAGGTGTTGATTTACGAGGAGCAGATCTACGCGGAGCAAATCTGAGCGGTGTTAATCTTCATGGTGCAAACTTAAGCCAAGCTGACCTACAAGGCGCACAACTGAGCGAAGCGAATTTGGAAGAAGCTGATTTACAAGGTGCAAACTTAGCAGGCGCGAATTTAGCAGGCGCGAATTTACTTTGTGCTGAACTACAAGATGCAAACCTTGAAGGCATCAACCTGATCGGAGCTTGCACCATTGGAACAGTTCTTGCTCAACCGATGAGTACAATGCCTTAG
- a CDS encoding DICT sensory domain-containing protein: protein MLEGSILNDLRVAHQSGAIGKRPLNFGVYYKNTLVSLCHALEDCILSCSSAPLVITAFQRGKWYLQEADRYSEIADRADQIVIMASSDTGFQDHPTSQRSNVALVELDQADPVAQEWHLMILAPSYTAMVLCQELSAEDYGAQGIPTEDLERKFYGFWTFEAGLVEETINFAIEHIDQYNPDLAKHLRSKVAEIKAHPSEQDEIYQAVSMVVSYLQTEQAELRTRSKHEALDNNLTSNELQAFLRLAQLIDQTDISNPNAAAEVASLSEAMAQLLDLPAWQLNRLRLSALLHRLAFLKTSDSVLSPGSFGRIADHQTEAPCCPIVPGAQILRNMGRLNAIATIVTHQSEQWNGQGQPAGLAGDEIPLESRILGLLAEFQQRVTQHRSSNPETALSIALSECQAEAGDRWDSKLVEALTLLVSAMQQGLSLPIQVPKIAAGMWLLDSHSDEALLDLSAKVTEQV from the coding sequence ATGTTGGAAGGTTCAATTCTCAACGATCTTAGAGTAGCTCACCAGTCCGGAGCCATCGGCAAACGTCCGCTTAACTTTGGGGTGTACTACAAAAACACTTTAGTTTCGCTGTGCCACGCCCTCGAAGACTGTATTCTAAGCTGCTCTAGTGCGCCCTTAGTCATCACTGCCTTCCAACGGGGAAAATGGTACCTCCAAGAAGCCGATCGCTACAGTGAAATCGCCGATCGCGCCGATCAAATTGTGATCATGGCTTCTTCGGATACTGGATTCCAAGACCATCCCACCAGTCAGCGATCGAATGTCGCCTTAGTCGAACTCGATCAAGCTGATCCAGTTGCTCAAGAATGGCACTTAATGATCTTGGCTCCCTCTTACACGGCAATGGTTCTCTGTCAGGAACTATCCGCCGAAGATTACGGTGCTCAAGGGATTCCCACCGAAGACTTAGAGCGAAAATTCTACGGCTTCTGGACATTCGAGGCAGGATTAGTCGAAGAAACGATTAACTTTGCGATCGAACATATTGATCAATACAATCCCGACTTAGCCAAGCATCTCCGCTCTAAAGTCGCTGAAATCAAAGCTCACCCTAGCGAACAGGATGAAATCTATCAAGCAGTTTCGATGGTAGTGAGCTATCTTCAGACTGAGCAGGCAGAACTACGGACACGCTCCAAACACGAAGCCTTAGATAACAATCTCACCTCGAACGAACTGCAAGCCTTTCTTCGCCTCGCTCAACTCATTGATCAAACTGATATCAGCAATCCAAACGCCGCCGCTGAAGTTGCATCCTTATCCGAAGCAATGGCACAACTGCTTGATCTTCCAGCTTGGCAATTGAATCGATTACGGCTTTCTGCATTGCTTCACCGATTAGCTTTCTTAAAAACATCTGATAGTGTTCTCAGTCCAGGTAGCTTCGGGCGCATTGCAGATCATCAAACGGAAGCTCCTTGCTGTCCGATCGTTCCCGGTGCTCAAATCCTCCGAAATATGGGAAGACTGAACGCGATCGCGACTATCGTCACGCATCAATCCGAACAGTGGAACGGACAAGGACAACCTGCGGGACTTGCAGGCGATGAGATTCCTTTAGAGTCTAGAATCCTTGGATTGTTAGCTGAATTTCAGCAACGAGTGACACAACATCGATCGAGCAATCCTGAAACAGCATTATCGATCGCGCTTTCCGAATGTCAAGCTGAAGCAGGCGATCGCTGGGATAGTAAACTTGTAGAAGCATTAACGCTTTTAGTCAGTGCGATGCAACAAGGACTTAGCTTACCGATTCAAGTTCCGAAGATTGCTGCTGGAATGTGGCTTCTCGACTCGCATTCAGACGAAGCCCTATTAGATTTGTCTGCCAAAGTGACGGAGCAAGTATAA